In the Lascolabacillus massiliensis genome, one interval contains:
- a CDS encoding acetate/propionate family kinase: MKILVLNCGSSSIKYKLFEMESKEVIAQGGIEKIGMKGSFLKLTLPDGQKVMLEGEILEHRAGIEYILGVLLSEKYGCIKTIDEIKAVGHRVVHGGERFNSSVLITDEVIDMLNECIELAPLHNPPNLKGIYAIQELLPGTPQVGVFDTAFHQTMPDYAYMYGLPYSLYEKYGIRRYGFHGTSHRYVSRRACEFLGVPYEDQRIITAHIGNGGSVTAIKNGKSIDTSMGMTPVEGLIMGTRSGDIDPGVISYIMEKENMGTKGISTLLNKFSGMLGISGVSSDMREIEEAIEGGNKRAIMALKTYCYRIKKYVGSYAAALGGVDILVFTGGVGENQASARKAVCENMEYMGIELDEELNDSVRAKEVVISKPTSKVKVLIIPTDEELTIAKDTVEILNQVN; this comes from the coding sequence ATGAAGATATTGGTTTTAAATTGCGGCAGTTCTTCCATAAAGTATAAACTTTTCGAAATGGAGAGTAAGGAAGTGATAGCTCAGGGCGGTATAGAAAAGATTGGTATGAAAGGTTCTTTCCTGAAGCTGACACTGCCTGATGGACAAAAAGTTATGCTCGAAGGAGAAATTCTTGAACATCGTGCAGGAATAGAATATATTCTGGGAGTACTGTTAAGTGAGAAATATGGCTGCATAAAAACAATCGATGAGATTAAAGCTGTGGGTCACAGAGTGGTCCATGGAGGTGAACGCTTCAACTCAAGTGTACTTATTACAGATGAGGTTATTGATATGCTCAATGAGTGTATTGAGCTTGCACCTCTGCACAATCCACCTAATCTTAAAGGTATATATGCCATTCAGGAGCTTCTGCCGGGCACACCACAGGTGGGTGTTTTTGACACTGCTTTTCATCAAACTATGCCTGACTATGCATATATGTATGGTTTACCCTATTCTCTTTATGAAAAATATGGAATCAGGCGTTATGGATTTCATGGTACTAGTCACCGCTATGTTTCCCGTCGCGCATGTGAGTTCTTAGGTGTACCGTATGAGGATCAAAGAATAATAACTGCTCATATAGGTAATGGTGGTTCTGTTACAGCAATCAAGAATGGTAAATCAATTGATACCAGTATGGGAATGACTCCTGTGGAAGGCCTGATCATGGGTACTCGCTCCGGTGATATTGACCCGGGCGTTATCTCTTACATTATGGAAAAAGAGAATATGGGAACTAAAGGGATATCAACCCTTTTAAATAAGTTTTCCGGTATGCTGGGTATCTCAGGTGTATCATCTGATATGAGAGAGATAGAAGAGGCAATTGAAGGTGGTAACAAAAGAGCTATAATGGCTTTAAAAACCTACTGCTACAGGATTAAGAAATATGTTGGTTCTTATGCAGCAGCCCTTGGTGGTGTTGATATTCTTGTATTTACAGGTGGAGTTGGAGAAAACCAGGCAAGTGCACGTAAGGCTGTTTGTGAGAACATGGAATATATGGGAATCGAACTAGATGAAGAGTTAAATGATTCGGTTAGAGCTAAAGAAGTAGTTATAAGTAAACCCACTTCAAAGGTGAAAGTATTGATAATTCCAACTGACGAGGAACTTACCATTGCAAAGGATACTGTTGAGATTTTGAATCAGGTTAATTAG
- a CDS encoding hybrid sensor histidine kinase/response regulator transcription factor, which translates to MGGDEIIIRKSLLYASVIIVVLLLFLLLFFFFAFLKIIKDNRKLSDLIDKRSVFFRNITHEFRTPITVILGLNSELKTADSLSSKESKSFMDAIERQGQQMLKLVNQLLNMSKINASKDLIRWEKGNIIPYLEMVIDSISIYAKKKEQSITFTSNQPEITMNFVPEYFQNILQNLLSNAIKFSPSNSIIRVSVKLDKEQFILEVADQGIGISKEHQKKLFDLFYQVSKSDSNNGTGIGLSYTKQLVEAMKGNIEVESEVNAGSVFKVTIPIQNSEPEKITVVDKSNTDSPDLFKKALQHIIMPKEISEDNSNTKILLIEDNRDVVLYLRSMLENRYEVVVEEDGVKGLDVAHNMIPDIIISDIVMPNKDGLSLCKDIRDSALINHIPIILITAKSTVDDRIKGLQYGADAYIMKPFTSNELMAQIDALLGNRRLLKEKYMHSILKGEKPQTVDLNLSFLQRVTDIVYSEMHKPDFTVVSLAERLSLSTSQLNRKLTAIAGYSPSNFISRLRIEYAKKMLENGDMPIGSIAEECGYYDIAYFSRTFKKITKVSPSQYRRLHS; encoded by the coding sequence ATGGGGGGAGATGAAATTATAATTAGAAAATCTCTGCTATATGCTTCTGTAATCATAGTGGTCCTGCTCCTGTTTCTATTATTGTTTTTCTTTTTTGCTTTTTTGAAGATTATTAAAGACAATAGAAAGTTGAGTGATCTGATTGATAAACGATCAGTTTTTTTCAGGAATATTACTCATGAGTTTCGTACTCCTATAACTGTAATTCTCGGGTTGAACAGTGAGTTGAAAACAGCGGATAGCCTAAGCTCAAAGGAGTCTAAATCATTTATGGATGCAATTGAACGGCAAGGGCAGCAAATGCTTAAGCTGGTAAATCAATTATTGAATATGTCCAAAATAAATGCAAGTAAGGACTTGATTCGATGGGAGAAAGGAAATATAATACCATATCTTGAGATGGTTATCGATTCAATCAGTATATATGCAAAGAAAAAAGAACAGTCAATAACCTTCACGAGTAATCAGCCAGAAATAACCATGAATTTTGTCCCTGAATATTTCCAGAATATACTTCAGAACCTATTGTCAAATGCTATTAAATTCAGTCCCTCGAATAGTATCATAAGGGTTTCAGTTAAATTAGACAAAGAGCAGTTTATTTTAGAAGTAGCTGATCAGGGAATTGGGATATCCAAAGAACATCAAAAAAAACTATTTGACCTATTTTATCAAGTATCAAAATCAGATTCAAATAATGGCACTGGTATAGGTTTAAGCTACACTAAGCAGTTAGTTGAAGCCATGAAAGGGAACATAGAAGTTGAAAGTGAGGTGAATGCCGGATCAGTATTCAAAGTCACTATACCTATTCAGAATAGCGAGCCAGAAAAGATAACTGTTGTCGATAAAAGCAACACAGATAGTCCTGACCTGTTCAAAAAAGCACTTCAGCATATAATAATGCCTAAGGAAATATCTGAGGATAACTCTAATACAAAAATACTATTGATTGAAGATAACAGAGATGTTGTACTTTATCTAAGATCGATGCTGGAAAACCGATATGAGGTGGTTGTAGAGGAAGATGGTGTCAAAGGATTGGATGTAGCCCATAACATGATACCTGATATAATTATCTCTGATATAGTTATGCCTAATAAAGATGGATTATCCCTATGCAAGGATATTAGAGATTCAGCACTTATTAATCATATTCCTATTATACTTATAACAGCTAAAAGTACTGTAGACGATCGAATAAAGGGTTTGCAGTATGGTGCGGATGCATATATCATGAAGCCTTTTACTTCAAATGAGCTAATGGCTCAGATAGATGCCTTACTGGGGAACAGGCGACTCCTGAAGGAAAAATATATGCATTCAATTTTAAAGGGTGAGAAACCACAAACTGTTGATTTAAATCTAAGTTTCCTACAAAGAGTCACCGATATTGTTTATTCAGAGATGCACAAGCCCGACTTCACTGTAGTATCTCTTGCCGAGAGACTTTCTCTCAGCACTTCTCAGCTAAACAGGAAATTGACTGCAATTGCAGGTTACTCTCCATCAAATTTTATAAGCAGATTACGTATCGAGTACGCAAAAAAGATGTTAGAAAATGGAGATATGCCCATAGGATCTATTGCAGAAGAGTGTGGATATTATGATATAGCCTATTTTTCCCGCACATTCAAAAAAATAACCAAAGTTTCCCCCTCACAATATCGTCGCCTTCACAGTTAG
- the rplI gene encoding 50S ribosomal protein L9 has translation MEVILKEDILNLGYKDDIVNVKKGYARNYLIPQGKAIIANESAKKVLAENQKQRAHKLAQIKADAQAVADKMEGVTLTIGAKTSSTGTIFGSVTNIQIADALQEKGFEVDRKLIQIKDQVKEVGNYTAVVKLHKEVSVEVPFEVVAE, from the coding sequence ATGGAAGTAATATTAAAAGAAGATATACTTAACCTTGGATACAAGGATGATATAGTGAATGTGAAAAAGGGTTATGCCCGCAATTATCTCATTCCTCAGGGTAAGGCAATTATCGCGAACGAATCTGCTAAGAAAGTTTTAGCTGAAAACCAGAAACAACGTGCACACAAGCTTGCTCAGATTAAAGCTGATGCTCAGGCTGTAGCAGACAAAATGGAGGGTGTTACACTAACAATTGGAGCCAAAACCAGCTCAACTGGTACAATCTTTGGTTCTGTAACAAATATCCAGATTGCTGATGCATTACAAGAAAAAGGTTTCGAAGTTGATCGCAAACTTATCCAGATTAAAGATCAGGTAAAAGAAGTAGGTAACTACACAGCTGTAGTTAAATTACATAAAGAGGTATCAGTAGAAGTTCCATTTGAAGTGGTAGCTGAATAA
- the rpsR gene encoding 30S ribosomal protein S18 — protein sequence MAKQSEIRYLTPLSVDVKKKKYCRFKKNGIKYIDYKDPEFLKKFLNEQGKILPRRITGTSLKFQRRVAQAVKRARHIALLPYVTDLMK from the coding sequence ATGGCTAAACAATCGGAAATAAGATATTTAACACCACTTTCGGTGGATGTAAAGAAAAAGAAATATTGCCGTTTCAAAAAGAACGGAATAAAATATATCGATTATAAGGATCCTGAGTTTCTAAAGAAATTCCTGAATGAACAGGGTAAAATTTTACCAAGAAGAATCACAGGAACATCTTTGAAATTCCAGCGTCGTGTGGCTCAAGCAGTGAAGAGAGCTCGTCATATTGCTCTACTTCCATATGTAACCGATTTAATGAAATAA
- the zwf gene encoding glucose-6-phosphate dehydrogenase has translation MKKKTNQALVIFGASGDLTYRKLIPAVFDLYMNDSLPEGYAVLGVSRTPFTNDKFRKKMKEGIRQFARYKDTTNEKLDGFLSKLFYLSIDTDKGEEYGRVKEKLDKLNKKFNLGQNYIFYLSTPPALYSTIPKYLYGHGLTIQQKGFRRLIIEKPFGHDLKSAVELNNQLLEFFDEDQIYRIDHYLGKETVQNLMVTRFANGIYEPLWNRNFIKHVEITAAESLGVEGRGGYYDGAGALRDMIQNHLLQVLSLIAMEPPAKITAEDIRYEKMKVFRSLRPFSKSDLKKNVIRGQYTEATVRGKHYKSYRDELNVDPQSRTETYAAMKIFIDNWRWEGVPFYIRSGKRLPTNVSEVVIHFRPSPQKLFKLEDESTHSDNQLILRIQPDEGILLKTGMKVPGNGYEVKSVNMDFHYSELNNHYIPSAYERLILDCMSGDNMLYMQGEAVEETWKFVQPILDYWENDEDAPLHGYPSGSWGPDVADDLIEGKESTWRYPCKNLAEDGVYCEL, from the coding sequence ATGAAAAAGAAAACCAACCAAGCACTTGTTATTTTTGGTGCTTCGGGCGATTTGACATATCGCAAGCTTATTCCTGCAGTGTTTGATCTATATATGAATGATTCACTGCCCGAAGGTTATGCCGTATTGGGAGTGAGCCGCACTCCGTTTACGAATGATAAGTTCCGTAAGAAAATGAAGGAAGGTATCCGACAGTTTGCCCGTTATAAAGATACTACTAATGAAAAACTTGATGGATTTCTTTCAAAACTATTCTATCTGAGTATTGATACTGATAAAGGAGAAGAGTATGGCCGGGTAAAGGAAAAGCTTGACAAACTGAATAAAAAATTTAATCTGGGACAAAACTATATATTTTATCTCTCTACACCACCAGCTCTATACAGTACTATACCGAAATATCTGTATGGACATGGACTTACTATACAGCAAAAAGGGTTCCGCAGGCTAATCATTGAGAAACCGTTCGGACACGATCTGAAGTCGGCTGTTGAATTAAACAACCAATTACTGGAATTCTTTGACGAGGATCAGATTTACAGGATTGATCATTATCTTGGTAAAGAGACAGTTCAAAATCTAATGGTCACAAGATTTGCCAATGGAATATATGAACCACTCTGGAACAGGAACTTTATTAAACATGTAGAGATAACAGCAGCAGAAAGTCTTGGCGTTGAAGGCAGAGGAGGATATTATGATGGTGCCGGCGCATTACGTGATATGATACAGAATCATCTCCTTCAGGTTCTTTCACTGATTGCAATGGAACCTCCGGCAAAAATAACTGCTGAGGATATCAGATATGAGAAGATGAAAGTATTTCGATCACTTCGACCATTCAGCAAGAGCGACCTGAAAAAAAACGTTATTCGCGGGCAATATACAGAAGCAACAGTAAGAGGTAAACATTACAAGAGTTACAGAGATGAGCTGAATGTTGATCCGCAGTCAAGAACAGAAACTTATGCTGCCATGAAGATCTTTATTGACAACTGGCGCTGGGAGGGTGTTCCATTCTATATTCGCAGTGGAAAAAGATTACCGACAAACGTATCAGAAGTAGTTATTCATTTCAGGCCCTCACCTCAAAAACTTTTTAAGTTGGAAGATGAGTCCACACACTCAGATAATCAGCTGATTCTAAGAATTCAGCCGGACGAAGGGATATTGCTTAAAACAGGAATGAAAGTGCCTGGCAATGGGTATGAGGTTAAATCTGTAAATATGGATTTTCACTATTCTGAGCTAAATAATCACTATATACCTAGTGCATATGAAAGATTGATACTCGACTGTATGTCTGGTGACAACATGCTCTATATGCAGGGAGAAGCTGTAGAAGAGACTTGGAAATTTGTTCAGCCCATACTCGACTATTGGGAAAATGATGAGGATGCACCTCTTCATGGGTACCCATCTGGTTCGTGGGGACCAGATGTAGCAGATGATCTTATTGAGGGAAAAGAGAGCACATGGCGTTATCCATGCAAGAATCTTGCTGAGGATGGCGTTTATTGTGAATTATAA
- the pgl gene encoding 6-phosphogluconolactonase, giving the protein MDIQIFESLKELNQSFTEWLQEILKKKKSITVALSGGSTPKSLFNYWSELPEGEIEWTKIKFFWGDERCVPPSDDQSNYKMTNDHLFNKVNIPKENIFRIKGENSPSSEAYEYSDLLNQNIKVVDNIPVFDIIILGMGDDGHTASIFPHEIELWNSSRNCVVATHPESGQKRVSITGRVINAADNVAFLVTGENKADKIKEIIENPLESEKKYPAALVQPESGNLIWFIDNKAAGRLTGNS; this is encoded by the coding sequence ATGGATATACAGATATTTGAATCTTTAAAGGAATTAAACCAGTCTTTTACAGAGTGGCTGCAAGAGATATTAAAAAAGAAAAAGAGTATAACCGTAGCACTTTCGGGAGGATCTACACCAAAGTCGCTATTCAACTACTGGTCTGAATTGCCCGAAGGTGAGATAGAATGGACAAAAATAAAATTCTTTTGGGGTGATGAGCGTTGCGTGCCTCCTTCAGACGATCAAAGCAACTATAAAATGACAAATGATCATCTGTTCAATAAGGTAAACATCCCAAAGGAAAATATCTTCCGTATCAAAGGCGAAAACAGCCCTTCAAGTGAAGCATATGAATATAGCGACCTCTTAAATCAAAATATTAAAGTTGTGGATAATATACCAGTTTTCGATATTATTATTCTTGGTATGGGTGATGATGGTCACACAGCATCCATTTTTCCACATGAGATAGAGCTATGGAACAGCAGCAGGAACTGCGTAGTAGCAACACATCCGGAATCGGGTCAAAAGCGGGTAAGCATTACAGGCAGAGTTATTAATGCAGCTGACAATGTAGCTTTTTTAGTAACCGGTGAAAACAAAGCTGATAAAATCAAGGAGATAATCGAGAATCCTTTAGAATCAGAAAAAAAATATCCGGCTGCATTGGTGCAACCGGAGTCTGGTAATCTAATCTGGTTTATTGATAATAAGGCAGCAGGTAGATTAACTGGCAACAGTTAA
- the def gene encoding peptide deformylase has translation MILPIYIYGHPVLRKITKDIDPETYPKLNELIENMFETMYNAEGVGLAGPQIGLEDRIFVVDLSPLADDDHPEFDDFKKVFINAHITERSGDIEIVEEGCLSIPGIHEKVPREDEIRIKYLDENLQPHYEVYSGYMARVIQHEYDHLDGILFTDKISLLRRRMIKGKLANLEKGRVNCDYRVKTVR, from the coding sequence ATGATATTACCAATATACATTTATGGTCATCCTGTTCTGAGAAAGATAACTAAGGATATTGACCCGGAGACATACCCAAAATTGAATGAGCTAATAGAAAACATGTTCGAAACTATGTATAACGCCGAAGGTGTGGGACTTGCAGGTCCTCAAATTGGACTGGAAGACAGGATCTTTGTCGTTGATTTATCTCCTTTGGCTGATGATGATCACCCTGAATTCGATGATTTCAAAAAGGTGTTCATAAATGCACATATCACTGAACGTTCTGGAGATATAGAGATAGTTGAAGAGGGATGTTTAAGTATTCCGGGCATTCATGAAAAGGTTCCACGTGAGGATGAGATAAGAATTAAATATCTTGATGAAAATCTGCAGCCTCACTATGAAGTTTACAGTGGTTATATGGCACGTGTTATTCAGCACGAGTATGATCATCTTGATGGTATCCTGTTTACCGATAAGATATCATTGCTTCGAAGAAGGATGATTAAGGGCAAGCTTGCAAACTTGGAAAAAGGAAGAGTTAATTGCGATTACAGAGTTAAAACTGTAAGATAA
- the ruvX gene encoding Holliday junction resolvase RuvX, with protein sequence MARLLSIDYGKKRTGIAVSDPLQIIANGLTTVETSKLFEFLEEYLKKEEVECIVVGLPKQMNNEPSENMRRVEPFVNRLRKQYPNIPVEYYDERFSSKLAHQAMIQGGLKKRDRQNKELVDEISATIILQGYMESKRKLL encoded by the coding sequence ATGGCTAGATTGTTATCAATTGATTATGGTAAAAAACGAACAGGTATTGCAGTTAGCGATCCTCTTCAGATTATTGCAAATGGACTGACTACTGTAGAGACTTCCAAATTGTTTGAATTCCTGGAGGAGTATTTGAAAAAAGAGGAGGTTGAGTGTATAGTAGTGGGTCTTCCAAAACAGATGAACAATGAGCCATCTGAAAATATGAGACGGGTAGAACCGTTTGTAAACCGTTTAAGAAAACAGTATCCCAACATCCCGGTGGAATATTACGATGAGCGTTTTTCTTCTAAACTTGCTCATCAAGCTATGATTCAGGGGGGATTAAAAAAAAGGGATCGTCAAAATAAAGAGTTAGTAGATGAAATTAGTGCTACCATTATCCTTCAGGGATATATGGAGAGTAAAAGAAAATTATTATGA
- the lptB gene encoding LPS export ABC transporter ATP-binding protein — protein sequence MGDDFDNITISEDLPQNGHLMLRTENLVKKYGKRTVVSHVSINVKQGEIVGLLGPNGAGKTTTFYMTVGLIVPNEGEIFIGKDNITKFPVYKRAQKGIGYLAQEASIFRKMSVEDNIKSVLEFTDKSAKEKEEKLESLIAEFGLEKVRKNQGDRLSGGERRRAEIARCLAIDPKFIMLDEPFAGIDPIAVQDIQSIVAQLKYKNIGILITDHNVDETLSITDRAYLLFEGKVLFQGTAEELAANPIVREKYLGRDFELRRRTFDTP from the coding sequence ATGGGAGATGATTTCGATAACATAACGATTTCTGAAGATTTGCCACAGAATGGACATCTGATGCTGCGCACAGAGAATCTGGTTAAGAAGTATGGTAAAAGAACTGTTGTTAGTCATGTTTCTATCAATGTGAAACAGGGCGAGATTGTTGGTCTGCTGGGTCCAAACGGTGCAGGCAAAACCACTACTTTCTATATGACTGTGGGATTGATTGTTCCCAATGAAGGAGAGATTTTTATTGGAAAGGATAATATTACGAAATTCCCGGTATATAAACGAGCACAGAAGGGTATAGGGTACCTTGCTCAGGAGGCTTCCATATTCAGGAAAATGAGTGTTGAGGATAACATAAAATCGGTGCTTGAATTTACCGATAAATCAGCAAAGGAGAAGGAAGAAAAGCTGGAGAGTCTGATTGCTGAGTTTGGACTGGAGAAGGTTCGTAAGAATCAGGGTGACAGGCTTTCGGGTGGGGAACGCAGACGTGCAGAGATTGCGCGTTGTCTTGCAATTGATCCTAAATTTATAATGCTGGATGAACCTTTCGCAGGTATCGACCCGATTGCTGTTCAGGATATTCAATCTATAGTGGCTCAGCTTAAATATAAAAATATCGGTATTCTGATTACCGACCATAATGTTGATGAAACATTGAGTATTACTGACAGGGCTTATCTTTTGTTTGAGGGTAAAGTACTGTTTCAGGGAACTGCAGAGGAGCTGGCAGCAAATCCTATTGTAAGGGAGAAATATTTAGGGCGTGACTTTGAGTTGCGGAGGCGAACTTTCGATACTCCTTAA
- the folB gene encoding dihydroneopterin aldolase, translating into MKTKIKLSNMKFHSHHGVLSQETIIGASYEVNVLIEADLTKAYDSDNVEDTINYADVYDLIKAEMSIPSKLLEHIAGRIYNKISNQYPEIISLEVSVAKLNPPVDGEMDKSEIVISN; encoded by the coding sequence ATGAAAACGAAAATAAAACTCTCTAATATGAAATTCCACTCTCATCATGGGGTTTTATCACAAGAGACAATAATAGGAGCAAGTTATGAAGTGAATGTTCTTATTGAGGCAGATCTGACTAAAGCATATGATTCTGATAATGTAGAAGATACTATAAATTATGCAGATGTTTATGATCTGATTAAAGCTGAGATGAGCATACCATCTAAGCTGCTGGAGCATATTGCTGGTCGTATTTACAATAAAATTTCAAACCAATATCCTGAAATTATATCTCTTGAGGTTTCTGTTGCTAAATTGAATCCACCTGTAGATGGTGAGATGGATAAGTCTGAGATAGTGATTAGTAATTAA
- a CDS encoding aminopeptidase P family protein — protein sequence MKTNEIPARLEAMRQFMTEKNLDAFIIPSTDAHLSEYPPKYWESRKWISGFTGSAGTAVVTKEKAGVWTDSRYFIQAAEELKDTGFDLFKMGQPETPDMTDWIIEQVGSGGTVGIDGLVYASSDAKSLKSKLDSKNINLNTEFDPFSVIRTDRPEIPQNHIFTLPVEVAGESVKSKIERINAELKKLEADGIIIVTLDAVAWTFNMRGNDVEYNPVAVAYAYVSENETVLFVDPDKISEEIAEEYKEQGIIISDYNNVFEYVANLPADSKVCVTGNKINWKLLQTIPESCKIVDVPSPVDLMKSIKNETELEGFRNAMIKDGVALVKFYMWLEKAIPTGEVTEVMIEEKLLEYRSQQENFVGESFGTIAGYAGNGAIVHYHATPENCLTIKPKGLLLIDSGGQYKDGTTDITRTVAAGKLTKQMKADYTNVLKGHIALATAIFPEGTRGSQLDVLARKALWNNCLTYWHGTGHGIGHFLNVHEGPQNIRLEENPTLLKPGMVTSNEPGVYRANQYGIRIENLIVTQEYRKTEEFGTFYNFETITLCPIDTRPISKKLLTKCEKKWLNKYHKMVYKKLKNHLSVEEKTWLKNKTKPI from the coding sequence ATGAAAACAAACGAAATCCCTGCAAGACTCGAAGCCATGCGTCAGTTCATGACTGAGAAAAATCTGGATGCATTTATCATCCCAAGTACAGACGCTCATCTTAGCGAATATCCTCCAAAATACTGGGAATCCAGAAAATGGATAAGTGGCTTTACCGGGTCAGCCGGAACTGCTGTTGTAACAAAAGAGAAAGCTGGAGTATGGACCGACTCCCGCTATTTCATTCAGGCTGCTGAAGAACTAAAAGATACCGGGTTTGATCTATTTAAAATGGGACAGCCGGAAACACCTGATATGACTGATTGGATCATTGAGCAAGTTGGTAGTGGGGGCACAGTTGGCATTGATGGTTTGGTTTATGCCTCATCTGATGCAAAATCATTAAAATCAAAACTAGACAGCAAAAATATAAATCTGAACACTGAATTTGATCCCTTTTCTGTTATCAGAACTGACAGACCTGAGATACCCCAGAACCATATATTCACGCTGCCAGTTGAAGTAGCGGGCGAGTCTGTTAAGAGTAAAATAGAGCGAATTAATGCTGAACTTAAAAAGCTTGAGGCTGATGGTATTATTATCGTAACGCTTGATGCTGTAGCATGGACCTTCAATATGAGGGGCAATGATGTTGAATACAACCCTGTTGCAGTGGCTTATGCATATGTATCGGAAAACGAAACAGTATTGTTTGTAGATCCGGATAAAATTAGTGAAGAGATTGCTGAAGAATATAAAGAGCAGGGTATTATAATAAGCGACTATAACAATGTATTTGAATATGTAGCTAATCTTCCGGCGGATAGCAAAGTTTGTGTTACAGGCAATAAAATAAACTGGAAGCTGCTTCAGACAATACCAGAATCCTGTAAAATAGTTGATGTCCCCTCTCCTGTTGATCTGATGAAGAGCATAAAGAATGAGACTGAACTTGAAGGTTTCCGTAATGCAATGATAAAGGATGGTGTAGCTCTTGTAAAGTTTTACATGTGGCTGGAGAAGGCTATTCCAACAGGTGAGGTTACTGAAGTAATGATAGAAGAAAAGCTTCTTGAGTACCGCTCTCAGCAAGAGAATTTCGTAGGTGAGAGTTTTGGTACTATTGCAGGCTATGCAGGCAATGGCGCTATTGTTCATTATCATGCCACTCCTGAAAATTGTCTTACTATCAAACCTAAAGGACTGTTGCTTATCGACTCTGGCGGACAGTATAAGGATGGTACCACCGATATTACCCGTACAGTTGCTGCAGGCAAGCTTACCAAGCAGATGAAAGCAGATTATACAAATGTACTGAAAGGTCATATAGCATTGGCAACAGCAATATTTCCCGAGGGAACCAGGGGTTCACAGCTGGATGTACTTGCCCGCAAAGCACTTTGGAATAATTGTCTGACCTACTGGCATGGTACAGGCCATGGTATCGGTCATTTCCTGAATGTACACGAGGGTCCACAGAATATTCGCCTTGAAGAGAATCCTACGCTTCTTAAACCAGGCATGGTTACTTCCAATGAGCCGGGTGTATACCGTGCAAATCAATATGGCATACGTATCGAGAATCTGATAGTAACACAGGAATATAGAAAAACCGAAGAGTTTGGTACTTTCTACAACTTTGAAACTATCACTCTTTGTCCTATTGACACGAGACCGATTTCTAAGAAACTTCTTACAAAGTGCGAGAAAAAATGGCTCAACAAATACCATAAGATGGTTTATAAGAAGCTAAAGAACCACCTGAGTGTAGAAGAAAAAACCTGGTTAAAAAATAAAACCAAACCAATTTAA
- a CDS encoding gamma carbonic anhydrase family protein has translation MALIKSVRGFTPKIGENCYLADNATIIGDVEIGSDCSIWFNTVLRGDVNSIRIGDRVNVQDGTVIHTLYQKSVSIIGDDVSIGHNVVIHGAEVKSGALIGMGAIVLDHAVIGEGAIIAAGSVVLSGTQVEPGSIYAGVPAKFVKKVDPEQSKEMNQKIASNYLMYSGWFKDED, from the coding sequence ATGGCACTTATAAAATCAGTTCGCGGGTTCACACCCAAGATCGGAGAAAACTGTTATCTTGCAGACAATGCAACTATTATAGGAGATGTTGAAATAGGCAGCGATTGCAGCATTTGGTTCAATACTGTACTGAGAGGTGATGTAAATTCAATTCGTATTGGCGATCGTGTAAACGTGCAAGACGGCACAGTAATACACACACTATATCAAAAATCAGTTTCAATTATTGGGGATGATGTCTCTATTGGACACAATGTTGTAATACATGGAGCAGAAGTAAAATCCGGTGCTCTTATTGGTATGGGAGCTATTGTGCTGGATCATGCCGTAATAGGTGAGGGAGCAATTATTGCAGCCGGATCAGTTGTTCTTAGTGGCACACAGGTAGAACCCGGCAGTATATATGCCGGAGTACCTGCAAAATTTGTAAAGAAGGTTGATCCTGAGCAATCCAAAGAGATGAACCAGAAGATAGCGAGTAACTACCTGATGTATTCCGGATGGTTTAAAGATGAGGATTAG